In Neovison vison isolate M4711 chromosome 14, ASM_NN_V1, whole genome shotgun sequence, the following proteins share a genomic window:
- the SBK1 gene encoding serine/threonine-protein kinase SBK1: MSVGCPEPEPPRSLPCCGPGTAPGLGAGVPLLTEDMQALTLRTLAASDVTKHYELVRELGKGTYGKVDLVAYKGTGTKMALKFVNKSKTKLKNFLREVSITNSLSSSPFIIKVFDVVFETEDCYVFAQEYAPAGDLFDIIPPQVGLPEDTVKRCVQQLGLALDFMHGRQLVHRDIKPENVLLFDRECRRVKLADFGMTRRVGCRVKRVSGTIPYTAPEVCQAGRADGFAVDTGVDVWAFGVLIFCVLTGNFPWEAASGADAFFEEFVRWQRGRLPGLPSQWRRFTEPALRMFQRLLALEPERRGPAKEVFRFLKHELTSELRRRPSHRARKPPGDRPPAAGPLRLEAPGPLKRTVLTESGSGSRPAPPAVGPAPAPAPVPVPVPEAGLAPPGPPGRTDGRADKSKGQVVLATAIEICV; the protein is encoded by the exons ATGAGCGTGGGCTGCCCAGAGCCCGAACCACCCCGCTCCCTGCCCTGCTGTGGGCCAGGGACTGCCCCTGGGCTGGGTGCAGGCGTGCCCCTCCTCACTGAAGACATGCAGGCACTGACCCTCCGCACGCTGGCCGCCAGTGATGTGACCAAGCACTACGAACTTGTCCGGGAGCTAGGCAAGGGCACCTACGGGAAGGTCGACCTCGTGGCCTACAAGGGCACAG GCACGAAAATGGCACTGAAGTTTGTGAACAAGAGCAAGACGAAGCTGAAGAACTTCCTGCGGGAGGTGAGCATCACCAAcagcctctcctccagccccttcATCATCAAGGTCTTTGATGTGGTTTTTGAGACAGAGGACTGCTATGTCTTCGCCCAAGAGTATGCGCCCGCGGGGGACCTGTTCGACATCATCCCTCCCCAG GTGGGGCTCCCCGAGGACACGGTGAAGCGCTGCGTGCAGCAGCTGGGCCTGGCGCTGGACTTCATGCACGGGCGGCAGCTGGTGCACCGCGACATCAAGCCCGAGAACGTGCTGCTGTTCGACCGCGAGTGCCGCCGCGTGAAGCTGGCCGACTTCGGCATGACGCGCCGCGTGGGCTGCCGCGTGAAGCGGGTCAGCGGCACCATCCCCTACACGGCGCCCGAGGTGTGCCAGGCGGGCCGCGCCGACGGCTTCGCGGTGGACACGGGCGTGGACGTGTGGGCCTTCGGCGTGCTCATCTTCTGCGTGCTCACCGGCAACTTCCCGTGGGAGGCGGCGTCGGGCGCGGACGCCTTCTTCGAGGAGTTCGTGCGCTGGCAGCGGGGCCGCCTGCCGGGGCTGCCGTCGCAGTGGCGCCGCTTCACGGAGCCCGCGCTGCGCATGTTCCAGCGCCTGCTGGCCCTGGAGCCCGAGCGCCGCGGCCCGGCCAAGGAGGTCTTCCGCTTCCTCAAGCACGAGCTCACGTCCGAGCTGCGGCGCCGGCCCTCGCACCGCGCGCGCAAGCCCCCCGGGGACCGGCCGCCCGCCGCCGGGCCGCTGCGCCTCGAGGCGCCCGGGCCGCTCAAGCGGACGGTGCTGACCGAGAGCGGCAGCGGCTCCCGGCCCGCGCCCCCCGCCGTCgggcccgcgcccgcgcccgcgccggTGCCCGTGCCCGTGCCCGAGGCCGGCCTGGCGCCCCCGGGGCCCCCCGGCAGGACCGACGGCCGCGCGGACAAGAGCAAAGGGCAGGTGGTGCTGGCCACGGCCATCGAGATCTGCGTCTGA